In Mobula hypostoma chromosome 10, sMobHyp1.1, whole genome shotgun sequence, a single genomic region encodes these proteins:
- the zdhhc9 gene encoding palmitoyltransferase ZDHHC9 isoform X1 has product MHFDPSLPIPLACDASPHGIGAVLSHKFPDGLERPIAFASRRLTSAKRNYVRIDREALSLVWGVKKFSHYLFGQKFTLLTDHQLLVSIFNPRKGIPVMTAQRLQRWSFFVEGHMYDIEHKGTKQHGNADGLLHLPLPTSEITTQMDSAEVFHTTIVEQLPVTNSLIERETRNDPILSKVYDLTVKGWPARGNTLFPAFSARKEQLSVCWGTLMCGSRVVTKNYSGCQKIRNTPPQAPLHPWEWSSSPCNECTSTLLDHSWTLILLIAVNAHYKWPEVIKMKTTTSEKTITVLRTMFARNGIPEQICTDNGRQFVSEEFQSFVKNNGIKHFASAPYHPSTTGSAEGFVQTFKKAIKAMDSENRPLQHKIDNFLLAYHNAVHATTNQTPAMMFLNRNLRSRMDLLKPDVWRDVESRLEC; this is encoded by the coding sequence AtgcactttgacccctccttaccaaTCCCACTGGCTTGTGATGCCTCAccccatgggataggagctgtgttatcgcaTAAGTTTCCAGATGGCTTagaaagaccaatagcctttgctTCAAGAAGGCTAACTTCAGCTAAACGCAACTACGTAcggattgacagagaggccctaagcctcgtgtggggagtcaagaaattcagtcactacctgtTTGGTCAAAAGTTTACcctgttgactgaccatcagcTTCTCGTGTCAATCTTCAACCCAAGAAAAGGCATTCCAGTAatgacagcacaaaggctgcagCGATGGTCTTTTTTCGTAGAAGGTCACATgtatgacattgaacacaaggggaccaagcaacatGGCAATGCAGATGGTTTGTTACATTTACCACTGCCGACTTCAGAGATAACTacacaaatggattcagcagaggtctttcacacaacaatagttgaacaattaccagtgacaaacagcctcattgaaagagaaacacgcaatgaccctatattgtcaaaagtgtatgacctcacggtaaagggatggccagcgcggggtaacacactgtttccagccttctcagcgaggaaggagcagttgtcagtgtgttGGGGAACACTAATGTGTGGCTCACGAGTTGTGACCAAGAACTactctggatgtcaaaagatccgGAACACACCACCACAAGCTCCTCTCCATCCATGGGAGTGGTCCTCATCACCATGCAATGAGTGCACATcaactttgctggaccattcatggactcttATCCTTTTAATCGCCGTCAATGCACATTAcaaatggccagaggtcatcaaaatgaagacaaccacatcggaaaagaccattacagttctgaggaccatgttcgccaggaatggcataccagaacaaatctgcacggacaatggacgacaatttgtctctgaagaattccaaagttttgtgaagaacaatggaatcaagcactttgcatctgccccttaccatccatccacaaCTGGCTCGGCAGAAGGATTTGtgcagacattcaagaaagcTATCAAGGCAATGGACAGCGAAAATCGACCATTGcaacacaagatagacaacttcctccttgcctatcataatgcagtacatgcaaccactaatcagactccagcgatgatgtttctgaacaggaacctgagatCCCGCATGGATCTTCTCAAGCCAGATGTATGGCGTGATGTGGAGAGCAGacttgaatgctaa